In a genomic window of Nitrospira sp. CR1.1:
- a CDS encoding PDZ domain-containing protein: protein MSRFPLRYANQLTRYTVLTIASISFLTGLFTTQASAFDATALDRAKLATIGVLEDTQDQRTPDKPGKILVRGTGFHLRDGYIVTARHAAEKQDVTTGTVIQKQIHVLTTDLHEIPADLVGDSAFMDVVVYRVAEAHRAKLLATVSFAPGEVQPGQDVFTVGYPMGWGPTMSFGHLGNTNTFLQTVDTRLIQADVAACSGNSGGGLFNSKGEVVGIMHAIIQTERDDSTAHCSRMAFAIPALLAERIVTAALDGKPLTFSKMGIHMVAVKDGTRWRMAVKDVMEPAKAAGIQKHDIIIAVDDTDIQDAAHLKNYLIERTKPGQQVSVKVRRIDTNLTFTVTLGGG, encoded by the coding sequence ATGTCACGCTTCCCGCTTCGTTACGCCAACCAACTCACGCGTTACACAGTCCTGACGATCGCATCCATCTCATTCCTTACAGGTCTTTTCACCACCCAGGCCTCGGCGTTTGATGCTACGGCACTGGATCGCGCCAAACTGGCGACCATCGGAGTTCTTGAAGATACGCAAGATCAGCGCACGCCGGACAAACCGGGCAAGATTCTGGTGCGCGGCACCGGCTTTCACCTGCGCGACGGCTACATCGTCACCGCCCGCCATGCGGCTGAAAAACAGGACGTGACGACTGGAACCGTTATCCAGAAACAAATCCATGTGTTGACGACCGACCTCCACGAGATTCCTGCGGATCTCGTCGGTGATAGCGCCTTCATGGACGTCGTCGTCTACCGCGTTGCCGAAGCGCATCGTGCCAAGCTCCTCGCCACCGTCTCATTCGCTCCCGGTGAGGTGCAGCCAGGCCAGGACGTGTTCACTGTCGGGTATCCCATGGGCTGGGGGCCGACCATGTCGTTCGGTCACCTGGGCAATACCAACACATTCCTCCAGACGGTTGATACCCGCCTGATTCAAGCAGATGTCGCTGCTTGCAGCGGCAACTCCGGCGGGGGACTCTTCAACAGCAAAGGTGAGGTCGTGGGTATCATGCATGCCATCATACAAACGGAACGCGACGATTCCACTGCCCATTGCAGTCGCATGGCGTTTGCGATTCCGGCGCTCCTGGCTGAACGCATCGTCACGGCCGCCCTGGACGGCAAACCGCTCACCTTCTCCAAAATGGGCATTCATATGGTCGCAGTCAAGGACGGCACCCGGTGGCGCATGGCGGTAAAAGACGTCATGGAACCTGCCAAGGCCGCCGGCATTCAGAAGCACGACATCATTATCGCCGTGGACGACACCGACATTCAGGACGCCGCGCACTTGAAGAACTACTTGATCGAACGGACCAAGCCCGGCCAACAAGTGAGCGTGAAGGTCCGCCGCATCGACACCAATCTGACGTTTACGGTGACGTTGGGTGGCGGGTAG